The Benincasa hispida cultivar B227 chromosome 11, ASM972705v1, whole genome shotgun sequence genome has a segment encoding these proteins:
- the LOC120090451 gene encoding uncharacterized protein LOC120090451 isoform X1 produces the protein MESILARALEYTLKYWLKSFSRDQFKLQGRTAQLSNLDINGDALHSSMGLPPALNVTTARVGKLEIMLPSLSNVQVEPIVVQIDKLDLVLEENPDADVGRSTSSSQTSSSTVKGGGYGFADKIADGMTVEVRTVNLLLETGGGSQHQGGATWASPLASITIRNLLLYTTNENWQVVNLKEARDFSANKKFIYVFKKLEWESLSIDLLPHPDMFADANLARAQEGPIGRDDDGAKRVFFGGERLIEGISGEANITLQRTELNSPLGLEVNLHITEAVCPALSEPGLRAFLRFLTGLYVCLNRGDVDPKSQQRSTEAAGRSLVSIIVDHIFLCVKDPEFQLEFLMQSLFFSRGSVSNGKNDNNLTKVMIGGLFLRDTFLRPPCTLVQPTMQTVTDGILHVPEFAKNFCPPIYPFKDKQWGFSGSVPLFCLHSVQVKPSPVPPSFATRTVIHCQPLTIHLQEKSCLRISSFLADGIVVNPGSVLPDFSISSIILSLKELDVTVPLDVAKSSDYHSSWDGISQSSFDGARLHIKNMQFSESPSLNLRLLNLDKDPACFLLWEGQPVDASQKKWATSVSQISLSLETYDKVSGSKSSDAILALLRCVELTDVSIEVAMATADGKTLTEVPPPGGVVRIGVSCQQYLSNTSVDQLFFVLDLYAYFGRVTEKIALVGKKNQPKESRSNLLVGKLVDKVPSDTAVSLLVRNLQLRFLESSSTIVEELPLVQFIGDDMFIKVSHRTLGGAVAISSTVRWDSVEVDCVDTDGNIAYDNGTMSTSIENGSLMNGNGLSQLRAILWVRNKGDRFTAPFLDVSIVHVIPLNERDMECHSLNVSACIAGVRLSGGMNYAEALLHRFGILGPDGGPGKGLVKGLENLRAGPLAKLFKTSPLLAGGLEGDGKESPLLQLGKPDDVDISIELKNWLFALEGAQEVAERWWFYNTNNAGREERCWHTSFQSFRVKAQSRPKDLHVAKGNSCGTQQYPVELVIVSVEGLQTLKPQVQKNTHHNVPLLNGVNETVEPLGGINLEARMVVSEDDIDVEMANWIMENLKFSVKHPIEAVVTKNELQHLALLFKSEVDSMGRIAAGILRLLKLEGSIGHATLDQLSNLGSESIDKIFTPEKLSRGSSLASLGISPSAYLIGESPRPTVESTVTSLEQAVLDSQSKCTSLMTELSSSNSSLHVATIKQLYEKLDSMQTLLSRLRNQI, from the exons ATGGAGTCGATTCTTGCCCGGGCCCTCGAATACACTCTCAAGTATTGGTTGAAATCTTTCTCTCGGGACCAGTTCAAATTGCAGGGTCGGACCGCGCAGCTCTCCAATTTGG ATATCAATGGCGACGCTTTGCATTCCAGCATGGGGTTGCCGCCGGCGCTTAATGTTACGACGGCGAGGGTTGGCAAGTTGGAGATTATG TTACCTTCGCTGAGTAATGTACAAGTGGAGCCAATCGTTGTGCAAATAGATAAATTGGATTTAGTTTTAGAGGAGAATCCAGATGCAGATGTGGGTAGAAGCACGAGTAG TAGTCAGACTTCTTCCAGCACCGTGAAGGGTGGCGGTTATGGGTTTGCTGATAAG ATTGCAGATGGAATGACTGTAGAGGTTCGCACTGTCAATCTGCTACTTGAAACTGGTGGTGGATCACAACATCAAGGAGGAGCAACCTG GGCTTCACCTTTGGCATCTATCACTATACGCAACCTTTTGCTGTATACCACAAATGAAAATTGGCAG GTGGTCAATCTTAAGGAAGCCCGTGATTTCTCTGCAAACAAGAAATTTATATATGTTTTCAAG AAACTTGAATGGGAATCTTTGTCAATTGATCTTCTGCCTCATCCGGATATGTTTGCTGATGCTAATTTGGCTCGTGCTCAAGAGGGACCAATTGGTAGGGATGATGATGGTGCTAAACGTGTTTTTTTTGGTGGAGAGCGACTTATTGAAGGAATATCTGGTGAAGCTAAT ATAACATTGCAAAGGACCGAACTAAACAGTCCACTTGGTCTTGAGGTGAATTTACATATTACAGAAGCTGTATGCCCAGCCTTAAGTGAACCAG GACTTCGTGCCTTTCTTCGCTTTTTGACAGGATTATATGTTTGTCTAAATAGAGGAGATGTGGATCCAAAATCTCAGCAG CGTTCAACAGAAGCAGCAGGACGTTCTTTAGTTTCAATTATTGTAGACCATATATTTCTATGTGTGAAAGATCCTG AATTCCAGCTTGAATTTTTGATGCAGTCGCTATTCTTTTCTCGG GGTAGTGTTAGCAATGGAAAAAATGACAATAACTTGACGAAAGTCATGATTGGTGGACTCTTTTTGAG GGATACTTTTTTGCGCCCTCCATGCACATTAGTTCAACCAACAATGCAGACTGTTACAGATGGCATTTTACATGTTCCAGAATTTG CTAAGAACTTTTGCCCACCAATATATCCTTTCAAGGACAAGCAGTGGGGATTCAGTGGAAGCGTTCCTTTATTTTGCCTCCACTCTGTGCAGGTCAAACCTTCTCCAGTCCCCCCATCTTTTGCCACCCGGACAGTCATCCACTGCCAACCTCTCACA ATTCATCTTCAGGAAAAATCATGTTTGAGGATATCATCTTTCCTAGCTGATGGAATAGTTGTGAATCCTGGTTCTGTTTTACCGGATTTCTCCATTAGTTCTATTATACTCTCTCTCAAGGAATTAGATGTTACTGTTCCACTAGATGTGGCCAAATCTTCTGATTATCATAGCAGCTGGGATGGCATCTCTCAAAGCTCTTTTGATGGAGCTCGGCTTCATATTAAGAACATGCAATTTTCTGAATCACCTTCTCTGAATCTTAGACTACTGAATTTGGATAAAGATCCTGCTTGCTTCCTTCTCTGGGAAGGTCAACCAGTTGATGCTAGCCAGAAGAAATGGGCCACTAGTGTGTCTCAGATTAGTTTATCGTTAGAAACATATGATAAAGTATCTGGATCCAAGAGTTCTGATGCTATTTTAGCCTTGTTGAGATGTGTGGAGCTGACAGATGTTTCCATTGAAGTAGCTATGGCAACTGCAGATGGAAAAACATTAACGGAAGTTCCTCCTCCTGGGGGTGTTGTAAGAATTGGGGTTTCCTGTCAACAGTATTTGTCAAACACCTCAGTTGATCAACTATTTTTTGTTCTAGATCTTTATGCATACTTTGGTAGAGTTACTGAAAAGATAGCACTTGTTGGAAAGAAAAATCAACCGAAAGAAAGTAGAAGTAACTTGTTGGTTGGAAAGCTTGTGGATAAGGTACCAAGTGATACTgctgttagtttattggttagGAACCTTCAACTTAGATTTCTGGAGTCTTCTTCCACAATTGTTGAGGAACTGCCTCTTGTTCAATTTATTGGCGACGATATGTTCATTAAAGTTTCTCACAGAACGCTTGGTGGTGCTGTTGCTATTTCATCCACAGTACGATGGGATAGTGTTGAAGTGGATTGTGTAGATACCGACGGAAATATTGCATATGACAATGGAACCATGTCAACTTCAATTGAAAATGGTTCTCTTATGAATGGGAATGGATTATCTCAACTAAGAGCAATCCTTTGGGTACGTAACAAAGGGGATAGATTTACAGCCCCGTTTCTTGATGTTAGCATAGTGCATGTGATTCCCTTAAATGAGCGGGACATGGAGTGTCACAGTTTGAATGTTTCAGCTTGTATTGCTGGGGTGCGCCTAAGTGGAGGAATGAACTATGCGGAAGCCTTGCTGCATCGGTTTGGAATTCTTGGTCCTGATGGGGGCCCAGGAAAAGGTCTGGTGAAAGGTCTGGAGAATCTACGGGCTGGGCCACTCGCAAAACTTTTCAAAACTTCACCTCTTCTTGCTGGCGGTTTAGAAG GAGATGGGAAAGAAAGTCCTCTATTGCAACTAGGAAAGCCAGATGATGTAGACATTTCCATAGAACTTAAAAATTGGTTATTTGCACTTGAAGGTGCACAGGAAGTGGCAGAAAGATGGTGGttttataatactaataatGCAGGCAGAGAAGAGAGGTGTTGGCACACTTCTTTCCAGAGCTTCCGAGTAAAAGCACAGAGTAGACCGAAGGATCTTCATGTTGCCAAAGGAAACTCATGTGGAACTCAACAGTATCCCGTGGAGTTGGTGATA GTCAGCGTAGAAGGCCTGCAAACATTAAAGCCTCAGGTTCAAAAGAACACCCATCATAATGTTCCTCTCCTCAATGGGGTGAATGAAACAGTCGAGCCACTTGGAGGGATAAATCTTGAAGCTCGCATGGTGGTGTCTGAGGATGACATTGATGTTGAGATGGCCAACTGGATTATGGAAAACTTGAAGTTCTCTGTCAAGCATCCG ATTGAGGCGGTGGTTACAAAGAATGAGCTGCAACATCTTGCCTTACTCTTCAAGTCAGAAGTTGATTCAATGGGTCGAATTGCTGCTGGAATTCTTAGGCTGCTAAAGCTGGAGGGTTCTATTGGTCACGCCACCTTGGATCAGCTAAGCAACCTTG GAAGTGAGAGCATCGACAAAATCTTCACTCCAGAAAAGCTTAGCAGGGGAAGTAGTTTGGCCAGTTTGGGAATCTCTCCATCTGCATATTTGATTGGGGAAAGCCCACGTCCAACCGTAGAATCTACAGTGACTTCTCTGGAGCAGGCTGTCCTTGATTCCCAATCTAAATGCACTTCTCTCATGACTGAACTTAGTAGTTCAAATTCATCATTACATGTTGCAACTATTAAACAACTCTACGAGAAACTTGATAGCATGCAGACACTACTGTCTAGGTTGCGGAATCAAATATGA
- the LOC120090451 gene encoding uncharacterized protein LOC120090451 isoform X2 gives MTVEVRTVNLLLETGGGSQHQGGATWASPLASITIRNLLLYTTNENWQVVNLKEARDFSANKKFIYVFKKLEWESLSIDLLPHPDMFADANLARAQEGPIGRDDDGAKRVFFGGERLIEGISGEANITLQRTELNSPLGLEVNLHITEAVCPALSEPGLRAFLRFLTGLYVCLNRGDVDPKSQQRSTEAAGRSLVSIIVDHIFLCVKDPEFQLEFLMQSLFFSRGSVSNGKNDNNLTKVMIGGLFLRDTFLRPPCTLVQPTMQTVTDGILHVPEFAKNFCPPIYPFKDKQWGFSGSVPLFCLHSVQVKPSPVPPSFATRTVIHCQPLTIHLQEKSCLRISSFLADGIVVNPGSVLPDFSISSIILSLKELDVTVPLDVAKSSDYHSSWDGISQSSFDGARLHIKNMQFSESPSLNLRLLNLDKDPACFLLWEGQPVDASQKKWATSVSQISLSLETYDKVSGSKSSDAILALLRCVELTDVSIEVAMATADGKTLTEVPPPGGVVRIGVSCQQYLSNTSVDQLFFVLDLYAYFGRVTEKIALVGKKNQPKESRSNLLVGKLVDKVPSDTAVSLLVRNLQLRFLESSSTIVEELPLVQFIGDDMFIKVSHRTLGGAVAISSTVRWDSVEVDCVDTDGNIAYDNGTMSTSIENGSLMNGNGLSQLRAILWVRNKGDRFTAPFLDVSIVHVIPLNERDMECHSLNVSACIAGVRLSGGMNYAEALLHRFGILGPDGGPGKGLVKGLENLRAGPLAKLFKTSPLLAGGLEGDGKESPLLQLGKPDDVDISIELKNWLFALEGAQEVAERWWFYNTNNAGREERCWHTSFQSFRVKAQSRPKDLHVAKGNSCGTQQYPVELVIVSVEGLQTLKPQVQKNTHHNVPLLNGVNETVEPLGGINLEARMVVSEDDIDVEMANWIMENLKFSVKHPIEAVVTKNELQHLALLFKSEVDSMGRIAAGILRLLKLEGSIGHATLDQLSNLGSESIDKIFTPEKLSRGSSLASLGISPSAYLIGESPRPTVESTVTSLEQAVLDSQSKCTSLMTELSSSNSSLHVATIKQLYEKLDSMQTLLSRLRNQI, from the exons ATGACTGTAGAGGTTCGCACTGTCAATCTGCTACTTGAAACTGGTGGTGGATCACAACATCAAGGAGGAGCAACCTG GGCTTCACCTTTGGCATCTATCACTATACGCAACCTTTTGCTGTATACCACAAATGAAAATTGGCAG GTGGTCAATCTTAAGGAAGCCCGTGATTTCTCTGCAAACAAGAAATTTATATATGTTTTCAAG AAACTTGAATGGGAATCTTTGTCAATTGATCTTCTGCCTCATCCGGATATGTTTGCTGATGCTAATTTGGCTCGTGCTCAAGAGGGACCAATTGGTAGGGATGATGATGGTGCTAAACGTGTTTTTTTTGGTGGAGAGCGACTTATTGAAGGAATATCTGGTGAAGCTAAT ATAACATTGCAAAGGACCGAACTAAACAGTCCACTTGGTCTTGAGGTGAATTTACATATTACAGAAGCTGTATGCCCAGCCTTAAGTGAACCAG GACTTCGTGCCTTTCTTCGCTTTTTGACAGGATTATATGTTTGTCTAAATAGAGGAGATGTGGATCCAAAATCTCAGCAG CGTTCAACAGAAGCAGCAGGACGTTCTTTAGTTTCAATTATTGTAGACCATATATTTCTATGTGTGAAAGATCCTG AATTCCAGCTTGAATTTTTGATGCAGTCGCTATTCTTTTCTCGG GGTAGTGTTAGCAATGGAAAAAATGACAATAACTTGACGAAAGTCATGATTGGTGGACTCTTTTTGAG GGATACTTTTTTGCGCCCTCCATGCACATTAGTTCAACCAACAATGCAGACTGTTACAGATGGCATTTTACATGTTCCAGAATTTG CTAAGAACTTTTGCCCACCAATATATCCTTTCAAGGACAAGCAGTGGGGATTCAGTGGAAGCGTTCCTTTATTTTGCCTCCACTCTGTGCAGGTCAAACCTTCTCCAGTCCCCCCATCTTTTGCCACCCGGACAGTCATCCACTGCCAACCTCTCACA ATTCATCTTCAGGAAAAATCATGTTTGAGGATATCATCTTTCCTAGCTGATGGAATAGTTGTGAATCCTGGTTCTGTTTTACCGGATTTCTCCATTAGTTCTATTATACTCTCTCTCAAGGAATTAGATGTTACTGTTCCACTAGATGTGGCCAAATCTTCTGATTATCATAGCAGCTGGGATGGCATCTCTCAAAGCTCTTTTGATGGAGCTCGGCTTCATATTAAGAACATGCAATTTTCTGAATCACCTTCTCTGAATCTTAGACTACTGAATTTGGATAAAGATCCTGCTTGCTTCCTTCTCTGGGAAGGTCAACCAGTTGATGCTAGCCAGAAGAAATGGGCCACTAGTGTGTCTCAGATTAGTTTATCGTTAGAAACATATGATAAAGTATCTGGATCCAAGAGTTCTGATGCTATTTTAGCCTTGTTGAGATGTGTGGAGCTGACAGATGTTTCCATTGAAGTAGCTATGGCAACTGCAGATGGAAAAACATTAACGGAAGTTCCTCCTCCTGGGGGTGTTGTAAGAATTGGGGTTTCCTGTCAACAGTATTTGTCAAACACCTCAGTTGATCAACTATTTTTTGTTCTAGATCTTTATGCATACTTTGGTAGAGTTACTGAAAAGATAGCACTTGTTGGAAAGAAAAATCAACCGAAAGAAAGTAGAAGTAACTTGTTGGTTGGAAAGCTTGTGGATAAGGTACCAAGTGATACTgctgttagtttattggttagGAACCTTCAACTTAGATTTCTGGAGTCTTCTTCCACAATTGTTGAGGAACTGCCTCTTGTTCAATTTATTGGCGACGATATGTTCATTAAAGTTTCTCACAGAACGCTTGGTGGTGCTGTTGCTATTTCATCCACAGTACGATGGGATAGTGTTGAAGTGGATTGTGTAGATACCGACGGAAATATTGCATATGACAATGGAACCATGTCAACTTCAATTGAAAATGGTTCTCTTATGAATGGGAATGGATTATCTCAACTAAGAGCAATCCTTTGGGTACGTAACAAAGGGGATAGATTTACAGCCCCGTTTCTTGATGTTAGCATAGTGCATGTGATTCCCTTAAATGAGCGGGACATGGAGTGTCACAGTTTGAATGTTTCAGCTTGTATTGCTGGGGTGCGCCTAAGTGGAGGAATGAACTATGCGGAAGCCTTGCTGCATCGGTTTGGAATTCTTGGTCCTGATGGGGGCCCAGGAAAAGGTCTGGTGAAAGGTCTGGAGAATCTACGGGCTGGGCCACTCGCAAAACTTTTCAAAACTTCACCTCTTCTTGCTGGCGGTTTAGAAG GAGATGGGAAAGAAAGTCCTCTATTGCAACTAGGAAAGCCAGATGATGTAGACATTTCCATAGAACTTAAAAATTGGTTATTTGCACTTGAAGGTGCACAGGAAGTGGCAGAAAGATGGTGGttttataatactaataatGCAGGCAGAGAAGAGAGGTGTTGGCACACTTCTTTCCAGAGCTTCCGAGTAAAAGCACAGAGTAGACCGAAGGATCTTCATGTTGCCAAAGGAAACTCATGTGGAACTCAACAGTATCCCGTGGAGTTGGTGATA GTCAGCGTAGAAGGCCTGCAAACATTAAAGCCTCAGGTTCAAAAGAACACCCATCATAATGTTCCTCTCCTCAATGGGGTGAATGAAACAGTCGAGCCACTTGGAGGGATAAATCTTGAAGCTCGCATGGTGGTGTCTGAGGATGACATTGATGTTGAGATGGCCAACTGGATTATGGAAAACTTGAAGTTCTCTGTCAAGCATCCG ATTGAGGCGGTGGTTACAAAGAATGAGCTGCAACATCTTGCCTTACTCTTCAAGTCAGAAGTTGATTCAATGGGTCGAATTGCTGCTGGAATTCTTAGGCTGCTAAAGCTGGAGGGTTCTATTGGTCACGCCACCTTGGATCAGCTAAGCAACCTTG GAAGTGAGAGCATCGACAAAATCTTCACTCCAGAAAAGCTTAGCAGGGGAAGTAGTTTGGCCAGTTTGGGAATCTCTCCATCTGCATATTTGATTGGGGAAAGCCCACGTCCAACCGTAGAATCTACAGTGACTTCTCTGGAGCAGGCTGTCCTTGATTCCCAATCTAAATGCACTTCTCTCATGACTGAACTTAGTAGTTCAAATTCATCATTACATGTTGCAACTATTAAACAACTCTACGAGAAACTTGATAGCATGCAGACACTACTGTCTAGGTTGCGGAATCAAATATGA
- the LOC120090072 gene encoding uncharacterized protein LOC120090072 isoform X1, whose translation MASSHLHFLSTPNPILILPQSQPSFTTPLQITSKRNHSIKCNSQNSESDPNFPSPDPNFSALNQPESFPIEKRRRSEIVRQRRPTTDIAKPEPPNFEIGWKRTKEINLEKPIGWMIMDFLEKLEGLMDREFGSTELLAKVGEIVAERAREEAEILLDDGKVEERMVTELFRVLKLMEMDFAMVKAAVKDETLSERLGQAKARLNSTAIAQSISI comes from the exons ATGGCTTCCTCACATCTCCATTTCCTTTCTACCCCAAATCCCATTCTTATTCTCCCTCAATCTCAGCCCTCTTTCACAACCCCATTACAAATTACATCAAAACGAAACCACTCAATCAAATGCAACTCACAAAATTCCGAATCCGACCCCAATTTCCCATCCCCAGATCCCAATTTCAGCGCCCTAAACCAACCGGAGAGTTTCCCAATAGAGAAGCGAAGAAGATCCGAAATAGTCCGACAAAGAAGACCCACAACAGACATCGCAAAGCCAGAGCCACCCAACTTCGAAATCGGGTGGAAGAGGACGAAAGAGATCAATCTGGAGAAGCCGATCGGGTGGATGATAATGGATTTTCTGGAGAAGCTTGAAGGGTTAATGGATAGGGAATTTGGGTCGACAGAGTTGCTTGCGAAAGTGGGAGAGATTGTGGCGGAGAGGGCGAGAGAGGAGGCGGAGATCTTGCTAGATGACGGCAAAGTGGAGGAGAGAATGGTAACGGAGCTGTTTAGAGTTTTGAAATTGATGGAAATGGATTTTGCCATGGTGAAGGCGGCTGTGAAGGATGAGACGTTGAGTGAGCGGCTTGGTCAGGCTAAAGCAAGAT TGAATTCGACGGCCATTGCCCAATCCATCTCGATTTAA
- the LOC120090072 gene encoding uncharacterized protein LOC120090072 isoform X2: MASSHLHFLSTPNPILILPQSQPSFTTPLQITSKRNHSIKCNSQNSESDPNFPSPDPNFSALNQPESFPIEKRRRSEIVRQRRPTTDIAKPEPPNFEIGWKRTKEINLEKPIGWMIMDFLEKLEGLMDREFGSTELLAKVGEIVAERAREEAEILLDDGKVEERMVTELFRVLKLMEMDFAMVKAAVKDETLSERLGQAKARCSSQIFQG, encoded by the exons ATGGCTTCCTCACATCTCCATTTCCTTTCTACCCCAAATCCCATTCTTATTCTCCCTCAATCTCAGCCCTCTTTCACAACCCCATTACAAATTACATCAAAACGAAACCACTCAATCAAATGCAACTCACAAAATTCCGAATCCGACCCCAATTTCCCATCCCCAGATCCCAATTTCAGCGCCCTAAACCAACCGGAGAGTTTCCCAATAGAGAAGCGAAGAAGATCCGAAATAGTCCGACAAAGAAGACCCACAACAGACATCGCAAAGCCAGAGCCACCCAACTTCGAAATCGGGTGGAAGAGGACGAAAGAGATCAATCTGGAGAAGCCGATCGGGTGGATGATAATGGATTTTCTGGAGAAGCTTGAAGGGTTAATGGATAGGGAATTTGGGTCGACAGAGTTGCTTGCGAAAGTGGGAGAGATTGTGGCGGAGAGGGCGAGAGAGGAGGCGGAGATCTTGCTAGATGACGGCAAAGTGGAGGAGAGAATGGTAACGGAGCTGTTTAGAGTTTTGAAATTGATGGAAATGGATTTTGCCATGGTGAAGGCGGCTGTGAAGGATGAGACGTTGAGTGAGCGGCTTGGTCAGGCTAAAGCAAGAT GTAGCAGTCAGATTTTCCAAGGTTGA